A single region of the Candidatus Thiopontia autotrophica genome encodes:
- a CDS encoding DUF3024 domain-containing protein has product MVLQSGLVHIRNKLALKYRIESQSVVIFEVRPLRDWPDEMVAKTTYVKKNRMWKVYWQRADLKWYGYEPVPEVGLLEAFRSP; this is encoded by the coding sequence TTGGTGCTACAATCAGGTCTTGTTCATATCAGAAACAAGCTGGCTTTAAAATATCGGATTGAGAGCCAGAGTGTCGTTATTTTTGAGGTTAGACCATTGCGGGATTGGCCAGATGAGATGGTTGCCAAAACTACCTATGTAAAGAAGAACAGGATGTGGAAGGTCTACTGGCAGAGGGCCGACCTGAAGTGGTATGGCTATGAGCCGGTACCGGAGGTTGGGTTGCTGGAGGCGTTTAGGAGCCCGTGA